One Streptomyces umbrinus genomic window, AAAGTAGCCAGCTGGGCCGCGTACGGTCAATGGCGTCTCGCGGAGTGGACCTCGGGTATCACGGGTCGGGCGAGTGGGGTGCCCTGGTGGGCCGGGGAGCGGCCGGTACTGCTGGACGGGGGAGTTGCCGGGACTGATGAGGAGCGGCCGGGCCCGCGGAACCCAAGCCGTATTGGGCGTGGGATCCGACAGCGGGTGCGGAATCCGGGGGATCGGCGAGGATTGGCCCATGTCCGATGCCTTCACCAGCCGTGTACTGAACATCGCCTCCGGATCCAGGGAGAGGGTCGTCGACCTCACCCGTGAATGCGAGGCCTTCCTCCGCGAGGTCGCGGGCGATCGTGACGGCCTGCTCAACGTCTTCGTGCCCCACGCGACAGCCGGAGTAGCCCTGATCGAAACGGGTTCCGGCAGCGACGACGACCTGCTCGCCGCCCTCCACACTCTCCTCCCCTCGGACGACCGCTGGCAGCACCGCCACGGCAGCCCCGGCCACGGCCGCGACCACGTCCTCCCGGCGATCGTGCCCCCGCACGCCACGCTGCCGGTACTGGGAGGCCGCCTGGAACTGGGGACGTGGCAGTCGGTGTGCCTGGTCGACACCAACATCTCCAATACCGACCGTCACGTGCGGTTGAGCTTCCTGGGATGAGCGAGATCGTCCTCACCGCTGCCGAGGCGGCCGGTGGCCGCCTCGGCAGCGGGTCGGGCCGATGAGTTTGCCGGTTGTCCGAAGTCTCCCTTGTGACACTCCCGCCCCGTCGGCGGATCGGGAAACGCCGGATCCCGGTGTCATGGAGGAGAGACGGAGGCCAGGATGAAGAGTCCGATTCGGCTGTACATGTCGATGTCGCTCGACGGCTATGTCGCCGGCCCGGACGATCGGCCCGGGCAGGAGCTCGGGCGCGACGGTGGGCGGCTCTTCAACTGGCTCGACGACCGGGAGTCCGACGGTCCGAGCGGCCAGGTCTACCGCGAGGCGCTGGCGACCGGCGCGGTGATCTCCGGCCGACGGACCTTCGAACTCGCCGGGCGCTGGCAGGGCGACCACCACGACGGCGTGCCGATCCTCGTCCTCACCCACCAGGTGGACGACGGGGACGTGCCACCCGGCCACGCGCGTTTCGTCACCGATGTCGAGGACTGCGCCCGTCAGGCTCGCGCAGCCGCAGGGGACCGGCCGGTCATGGTCCATGGGGCGGGGGCTGCGCAAGCGCTTCTCCGGGCCGGGCAGGTCGACGAGATGGAGATCCACCTGATTCCGGTCCTCCTCGGGGAGGGCCGACGGCTGTTCGACCACTTGGGTAGTGATCACATCGAACTCGACCTGGTCCGACGGCTCGAGGATCGAGACGTCACGCACCTCCGCTACCGGGTGCGTCGGTCCGGGGAGGCCGCGTGAAGACGCTCTTCGTCTCCTACCGCGTCACCGACCTGGACCGCTCGCTCGGTTTCTACACCGCCCTGGGCTACGTCGAACTGGGCAGGGTCGAGGGCGGCGACGGGGCTCACCTCGTGATCCTCAAGTTCCCCGACGAGCCGGCGGCCTCGCTCGAACTGGTCCACCGCCCCGGCGACGGACCGGTCGACGTGGGCAGCGGGTTCGACCACCTCGCGATCCAGGTGGAAACGCTAGCCACCACCCTGGAGACGCTGACCGAAGCCGGCCTTGGGCCCGAACCCCTCCAGTACCCGGGTGGCCCTCACGGCCCGAGGACGTCGTGGCTCACGGACCCGGACGGCTACCGGATCGAGCTGGTCGAGTGGCCGTCCGGACATCCCGACGGCATCACCGCAGCGGACTTCGCCTGAGGCGGCCACGGTCTGTGGAGTGACCCGCCGGTTGGCCAAGAGCTCCAGACGAATGATCTCCGAGGTGGTCGGATCACTCCAGGACCGGTGATCCGGAGGCGCGGGCTTCCCGCAGCTGAAGCCGTGGGAAGCCCCGAACGGGGACAAGCAGTGGGACAAGCTCAGATGCAGACCACGATCTTCCCTCGGGTGTGTCCGCGCTCGGCGTATGCGTGCGCTTCCGCGATCCGTTCGAGCGGGTAGGCCCGCTCGACGCGCGGTGTGTAGCGGCCTTGCCGGCCGAGTTCGCCCGCTTCGGCGAGGAGCGTGGAGTCGTTCTCCGCGTTGGCTATGTGCACACCCAGGCGATGCGCGTTGGTGTGGTCGGCGATCGTCGACACGCGAGCAGGGTCGCCCACGATCGCGACGACATCGGCCAGGGATCCGGAGGCCGCGGTGTCGAGCGCGATGTCGACACCGTCCGGAGCCAGGGTGGCGAGGCGCTCCGCGAGGCCGGTGCCGTAGGTGGTGGGGACGGCTCCGAGAGAGGTGAGGAACTCGTGGTTGCGCTCACTGGCCGTCCCGATCACGGTGGCGCCCTGAGCCACCGCGATCTCGACCGCGGCGCTGCCCACGCCGCCGGCGGCGCCCTCGACGAGAAGGGTGCGCCCCCGCAGGGGACCGAGCGCCTTCAGTCCGCCCATCGCGGTCACGGATGCCAGACCGGCGCCGGCGGCCTCCTCGTCGGTCCACGTGGTGGGCGCGTGGGCCCAGGCCGAGAGCACGGCCAGCTCCGCTGTCGCGCCGGTGACGCCACCCAGCCCGAAGACACGGTCGCCGATGCTCACCCCCTGCACGCCCTCGCCGGTCTCGTCGACCACGCCGACGGCTTCACGCCCAGGAATCGCGGGCAGGTCCACGGGGAGCACCTCGTGCACCGCACCGGAACGCACCTTCCAGTCGACGGGATTGACGCCGGCCGCCGCGACGCGGACGCGGATCTCGCCGGGCCCGGGATGCGGGTCCGGCACCTGCTCGACCACCAGGGTCTCCACACTGCCGTACTCGTGATAGCGGACTGCGCGCATGACGTTCTGCCTTTCCACGCGGCCTGAACCGGCCGTTCGCGAAACCAGTGGGGTGAATGCTCGGCGAGCGCCGACGCCCACTACGCTAAAACCTGACGTTGATGTCAGGTGCAAATCGAACCTGCCGGACGAGGCGAAGACCCGTACGTATTGGTCAGGTCGCCGAGAAGGCGGGAGTGAGCGTCCGCGCGCTGCGCCACTACGAGCTGTTGCGCGGTATGCGCACCCTGCCGCTGCGGGTGCCGCGGCACAACGCCAACGGCTTGGCGCTCGCCGAGGCGCTGAACGAGCATCCGGTGGTGGCGAAGGTGCACTATCCCGGTCTGGCGACCCACCCCCAACACAACCTGGCCGTCGACCAGATGAGCGGTTTCGGCGGGGTGCTCGGTATCGAGTTCGCCGGTGGGTTCGAGATGGCAGACGCCTTCCTCGGCCGGCTGCGCCATCCCCGCCGGTCGGCCGGCCTCGGCGGTGTGGAATCGCTGGCCGTGCATCCGGCGTCGATGTGGCGCGGAATGCTCAGCGAGGAACAGCTCGCGGAGTCCGTTCCGCCCGGCCTGGTCCGGCTGGCCGCGAGCACGGAGGACACGGCCGACCTGGTCGCCGACGCGCTCGAAGCGGCGGATGCGGGGCTCGCCGGAAACGCTGCGCAGACCTGATCTTCAACCACCCGAAAGCGCCCGTGCGCGACCGTGAGCGCCCGTGAGCGCCCGTGCGTGACTGTGAAGGAGTGCATCCGATGACGAAGAAGACCCTGCTCACCGGCGGCACCGTGGTCAGCATGGACCCGGCCGTCGGCGATCTCGACCGCGGTGACGTCCTGATCGAGGACGGTGTGATCGTCGAGGTGGCCGAGCGCGTCGACGCGCCCGACGCCGAGGTGATCGACGCGACCGACCGGATCGTCATGCCCGGTTTCGTCGACAACCACCGCCACTCCTGGCAGACAGCCTTCCGAGGCGTCGGCGCGGACTGGACGTTCCCCGAGTGGGCGCTGGCCATGCACCGCACGGTCAAACCCCACTACCAACCCGAGGACGTCTACGCGGGCACCCTCCTCGGCCGCCTGGAGGCCCTGCACTCCGGCGTGACCACGATGCTGGACTGGTACGTCGCGCAGAGCCACGAGCACGAGGACGCCGCCGTCGCCGCGCTGCGGGACGCGCCGGGACGGTCGATCTTCTGCCTCGGCGCCGGCTGGAGCACCGCCGACCTCCTCGGCGCCGACATCCGCCGCGTCCGGTCCGACCTGGCCGGCGACGGCCTGGTCACCATGGCACTGGGGCTGCGCGGGACCCGAGGCCACCGGTATGGACACCGTCGCCCGCGAACTGAAGCTGGCGGCCGAACTCGGCCTGCACACCAGCCTGCACATCGAAGCGAGCGGTACGGTCACCGACCTGCGCGAGCACGGTCTCCTGCGGGACACCACCACGTTCGTGCACGCCAACGGGATCAGCGACGAAGAGCTGCGGATGCTCGCCGACGCGGGCAGCTCGCTGTCGATCAGCCCGGACGTCGAGCTGAAGATGGGGTTCGGATCGCCGGTCACCGGCCGGGCGTTGGCCGCCGGCCTGCGCCCGACGCTGTCCATCGACGACGTCCCGTCGGTCGGCGGGGACATGTTCTCCACTATGCGTACCGCCTTCGCCGTGCAACGCGGCCCGGACGGCGGCCTGCGCTCCCGGGACCTGCTGGAGTTCGCCACCATTGATGCCGCCCAGTCGTGCGGGCTCGACGCCCGAACGGGCAGCCTCACGCCCGGCAAGGACGCCGACATCATCCTTCTGCGCGCCGACGACCTGACCGTGTTCCCGGTCACCGACCCGGTCGCCACCGTCGTCAGCGCCGGCCATCCCGGCCTGGTGGACACCGTCCCAGTCGCCGGCCGCGTCGTGAAACGCGACGGCGTGCTGGTGGGCGTGGACTTGCCGGCGCTGAGGACCCGACTGCTCGAATCACGCAACCGGATCGCGGCGGCCGCCGGCATTCCGCTCGACGGCACGTGGCGCCCGCAGCCGGAATCGAAGTAACCGCGCTCAACGGCTGCACACCGCACGTAGCGTGCATCACCGTTCCCGCAGCCGCAGCCGCAGCCGCAGCCGCAGCCGCAGCCGCAGCCGCAGCCGCAGCCGCAGCCGCAGCCGCAGCCGCAGCCGTCAAGCGTCATGCTGCAAGAGCGGTTGAGATACGGCTTCTCGTTCGCGTCAGGCGTTCAGCGCCGCCAGCACCACGGACCTGGCCTCCTCCTGGACCTGGCGCAGGTGGTCCGGGCCGAGGAAGGACTCTCCGTAGATCTTGTAGACGTCCTCGGTGCCCGAAGGGCGGGCCGCGAACCAGGCGTTGGCGGTGGCGACCTTGATGCCGCCCAGGGCCGCACCGTTGCCGGGAGCCTCGGTGAGCACCGTGGTGACCGGCTCGCCGGCGAGGGTGTCGGCGGTGACCTGGCGCGGGGACAGCTTGGCGAGCAGGGCCTTCTCCTCGCGGGAGGCAGGTGCGTCGACGCGCGCGTAGGCGGGGGCGCCGAAGCGGTCGGTGAGCCGGGCATAGTGCTGCGACGGGGTCTTGCCCGTGACCGCCGTGATCTCGGAGGCGAGCAGGGCCAGGATGATGCCGTCCTTGTCGGTGGTCCACACCGAGCCGTCGCGCCGCAGGAAGGACGCGCCCGCCGACTCCTCGCCGCCGAAGCCGAGCGTGCCGTCGGACAGGCCGTCCACGAACCACTTGAAGCCGACGGGAACTTCGACCAGCGGACGGCCGACGTCCGCCGCGACCCGGTCGATCATGCTCGACGACACCAGGGTCTTGCCGATCCCGGCGCCCGCGGGCCACTGCTCCCGGTGCGAGAACAGGTAGGAGATCGCCACGGCCAGATAGTGGTTGGGGTTCATCAGACCGTCCGGCGTGACGATGCCGTGCCGGTCGGCGTCGGCGTCGTTGCCGGTGGCGATGTCGAACCGGTCGCGCTGCTCGATGAGCGAGGCCATGGCGTACGGCGAGGAGCAGTCCATGCGGATCTTGCCGTCCCAGTCCAGCGTCATGAAGCGCCAGGTGGGGTCGGTGAGCGGGTTCACGACAGTGAGGTCGAGCCGGTGCTCGTCGGCGATCCGGCCCCAGTAGGCCACGGAAGCCCCGCCCAGCGGATCGGCGCCGATGCGCACTCCGGCGGACCGGATCGCCTCCAGGTCCAGCACGTTCGGCAGGTCGGCCACATAGGTGCCGAGGAAGTCGTGGCGGCCGGTCCCGGGTGCGGCCAGGGCGCGGGTGTAGGGGATGCGCCGTACGTCCTTCAGGCCGCCGGTGATGATCTCGTTGGCGCGGTCCTGGATCCAGGAGGTCGCCTCGGATCCTGCGGGGCCGCCGTTCGGCGGGTTGTACTTGAAGCCGCCGTCGGCGGGCGGGTTGTGCGAGGGAGTGACCACCACGCCGTCGGCGAGGCCGGAGGAGCGGTTGCGGTTGTGGGTGAGGATGGCGTGCGAGACGGCCGGGGTGGGCGTGTAGCCGTCGGTCTGGTCGATGAGGACGGTGACGTCGTTGGCCGCGAAGACCTCGAGCGCCGTGATTCTCGCGGGCTCCGACAGGGCGTGGGTGTCGGCGCCGAGGAAGAGGGGGCCGTCGGTGCCCTGGGCGGCGCGGTACTCGCAGATGGCCTGGCTGGTGGCCGCGATGTGGTCCTCGTTGAACGCCGCCACGAGGGACGAGCCGCGGTGTCCCGAGGTGCCGAACGCCACCCGCTGCCCGGGCTCGGCCGGGTCGGGATGCAGCGCGTAGTACGCCGTGACCAGGCGGGCCACATCGATGAGGTCCTCGGGCCCGGCGACCTGCCCCGCTCGCGCATTCTGCATGTGCCCGCTCCTCCGCAAGGGTCGACCGTTGGGTACGGCCCTCATTCTCCCCTGCCCGGCCCACCATGACGCGCACCGGGCGCCACGGTGGCACGCGTTCGGCGGGCACGACGACGTAGGTCCCCGCGACAAGCTGGGCACGGCTGGTCCATCGCGTACTGAGGGACGATCTGATGGAGGATGGAGCACATCACCCGCGAAAACGCCCACGAGCAGAGCGCCCACGAGCAGTTGGGCACGACGAATGCCTCGTCGAGCATCTCACCCGTGATTCCCGCACGCCGGCGCCCCGGGCGGTGCCTCGTTCTCGTCGCCGCGCCGCTTGCGCCTTGCCGCAGTCGTCGGACTGGGCGTGGTGGCGGCCGACCGCCCCGCGGTCACGGTGCGCGACGACCAGTACGTCTACACCAAGTCGCAGGGGTCGTCAGACGAGTTGGGCCGGCCCGCGATGCCCCCGAAGGACGCCAAGGGGCTCGTCACGCCCGTCCCGGTGGCGTACGAGGGAACCGTCCGGCGAGAGCAGTGGGATTCGGTGGACGGCGAGCGGGACGGTGCGGAAGTCCGGCGGGCTGTCCTCGACGGGCGAACCCGACCTTGCCCACAAGGACGTGATGACCATGAGCGGCGCCGGATACCTGGGCTTCCGGCAGCTTCAGGCGCTGCCCACCGATCCCGGCGCGCTGCTGAAGAAGCTCTCCGGCGACGCCAGGAATGTGGCAGCGAGCCGCCGCACGGAGGTCGTCGTCGAGAGCCTCCGAGCCGGCATCGACGACGCCACCCTGCTGCCCGACCTCGGCGCCGCGATCTACCGCGCCATGGCCGAGCTCCCTGGCGTACGCGTCGTGGACCACATCAAGGATGCCGCGGGACGGGCGGGCGTCGGTCTTACATTCGAGGGTGCCCCAAAGGGCTACGGCCGGGTCTTCGACTCGTCCAGCCTCGTCTGCCTCGGAACAACCGATGCGGCGCTCATGGAGGTTGGCGTCGCGGACAGAACGGGTGAGGTGCCGGCCGGCTCATCCTGAGAAGGCCAGCCGCCAGAGGGCGTCCGCCGCGGCGGACGCCCTCTGGCGTGCTGTTTCCGCTTCACCGGCTCCACTGTTGTCCCGGGTCCCCCGTGACCCGGTCGTGGCGCACGGATCAGTACTGCTCGGTCTCCACGAAGCCCGCGTCCGCGTCGTCGTCCGCGCCGAAGGCGTCGGCGGCGGCGGTGGGGTCGAATCCGGGAGGGCTGTCCTTGAGGCCCAGGCCCATGCCGGCCAGCTTCGCCTTGACCTCGTCGATCGACTTCGCACCGAAGTTGCGGATGTCGAGCAGGTCCGCCTCGGACCGGGCCACGAGCTCACCCACGGAGTGGACGCCCTCGCGCTTGAGGCAGTTGTAGGAGCGGACGGTGAGGTCGAGCTCCTCGATCGGCAGCACCAGGTCGGCGGCGAGCGCGGCGTCCGTCGGGGACGGGCCCATGTCGATGCCCTCGGCGTCGATGTTGAGCTCGCGGGCCAGACCGAACAGCTCGACCAGGGTCTTGCCGGCCGACGCCATGGCGTCACGCGGAAGCATGGCCTGCTTGGTCTCGACGTCGACGATCAGCTTGTCGAAGTCGGTGCGCTGCTCGACACGGGTCGCCTCGACCTTGTAGGTGACCTTGAGGACCGGCGAGTAGATCGAGTCGATCGGGATGCGCCCGATCTCCTGGCCGACCTGCTTGTTCTGCACGGCGGAGACGTAACCGCGACCGCGCTCGACGGTCAGCTCCATCTCCAGCTTGCCCTTGCCGTTGAGCGTGGCGAGGACGAGGTCGGGGTTGTGGACCTCGACACCGGCCGGGGGCGCGATGTCGGCGGCGGTGACCAGACCCGGACCCTGCTTGCGCAGGTACATCACGACCGGCTCGTCGTGCTCCGAGGAGACGACCAGCTGCTTGATGTTGAGGATCAGGTCGGTGACGTCCTCCTTGACGCCCGGCACGGTGGTGAACTCGTGCAGGACACCGTCGATGCGGAGGCTGGTGACAGCAGCGCCGGGGATCGACGAGAGGAGCGTGCGGCGGAGCGAGTTGCCGAGGGTGTAGCCGAAGCCCGGCTCCAGCGGCTCGATCACGAACCTGGAGCGGAACTCGTCGACGACCTCTTCGGTCAGGGACGGACGCTGAGCAATGAGCACGAGGTGTTGCCTCCAGTAGTTTGGCGCCCGCTATGTGACGCCGTAGACACCTCGAAGGGTACGGGCGATCCGGGCGTTACGGTCTCACCGGAGGCCGAACCGCCGTCTCCGACCCGGCGAGGAGGCTTCCGGACTTCCCTCCGCCGCCAAGAAGGACTCGGCTCCGGTCAGCTCGTACGACCAGCTCGTACGGCAGCCGGTTCCGGCAGGAAGCGCAGCTCCTTGGGGGAGCGGACTCGAACCTACGGTGAACCGGGACAATGTTAGTCGTCGGGTTCGCCCGTCGTTTCCCGGGTGGCCCCGGTGCGGGCCCGTTTCAGGCCGGTTTGCGCCAGACCGAGATGTGCTTCGCGGAGTTCTCGGTGAAGGGCTCGCCGGACCAGTCCGCGACACGCCGTTCCAGTTCGAGCCCCGCGAGCCGGGCCATCAGGTCGAGCTCCGCCGGCCATGCGTAGCGGTGCCGTGAACTGTCGCGGCGGTAGCGGTCGTCGTCGCCGTCGCGGGTGAAGTGGTGCGAGACAAGCATCTGCTCGACGAGGTCGAAGGTGTCGAAGCCGAGATGCCGCTCGGACACGTCGAACGGCACCGCCACCTGCCCGGGCGGCAGGAACCGCAGCGGCGGCACGCCCAACTCGATGACGAATCGGCCGCCGGGTGTCAGGTGGCGCGCGGCGTTGCGGAAGCACTCGACCTGCTCGTCCTGCGTGAGCAGATTCGTGATGGTGTTGTAGACGAGGTAGACCAGCGTGAAATCGCCGGGCACGACGGTCGTGGCCATGTCCCCGATGGTGACCGGGAGCGTGTCCTCGTCGATCTTGCGTCGCAGGACCGCCGCCATGTGTTCGGACAGCTCGATGCCCGCCACCGGCACGCCGTGTTCCCGGAGCGGGAGGCCCACCCGACCCGTTCCGATCGCGAATTCCAGCGCCCGGCCGTCTCCCGCGAGGTCGGCGAGGAATGCGAGGGCCGGTCCCAGAAAGGCAGCCGAGGACCTCTCGCTCTCCTCGGCGTCGTAGCGGTCGGCGGTCGCTCGGGTCCACAGCTCACTGCTCGTCACGACCGGTCACTCTGCCGGGCCCGGCGAGGCGGTGTCGACGCATTTTCCGTCCGGCGCGGAATCGGGTCGGATCTGATTCGGTTCGGTTCGAGTGATTGACCGTGTTCCGTCAGATGGTGATGCTGGAGCAGAGGACTGAACGCGAAGCACTCTTATGAACGCCGTGTCCAGTCTGTCCAGGTACACCAGTAATGATCTGTTCGATCCTGAACCCCCACGCAGGAAGGCAGGAACAGACATGCAGGAGATCCGGGAGCCCCAGGAGATCAGCAGGACCCAGGAGACGCCGGACCGGTCCGGAGCCACCTTCACCGGTGGGACGGGCTGGCAGTCACCCGAGTACGAGGTCGTCGACACCGCGCTCGAAGTGACGGCGTACGCACTGGTCACGCGGTAACCCCGCCGCTGTGCTGCTGCAGGTGCTCGGCACCGCGGCGGGCGGCGGACTGCCCCAGTGGAACTGCGCGTGTCCCGGCTGTGCCGGGGCACGCGCCCATCCGGAGCGGCGCCGCCGCCACGCGTCCCTCGCCGTGCGAGCGGACGCCGGTCGCTGGTACATCGTCAACGCCACCCCCGACATCGGGGACCAGATCGAGGACACCCCCGCACTGCACCCCGGCCCCGGTGCCCGGCAGACGCCGGTCGCGGGCGTCGTCCTCACCGACGCCGAACTCGACCACACCCTCGGCGTCGCGCGGCTGCGCGAGGCGGACGGCGTGGAACTGGTCGCCACCGCCCCGGTGCGCGAGGCACTGCTCGCGGGCCCGCGCCTCGGAGCCGTGCTCGGACCGTACACAGAGCTGCTCTGGCGGGAGTTGGGCACGGCTCCGCTGCCGCTCGGCCCGGAACTGGAGGCCGTCGCCGTGCCCATCGCCGCCAAACGCCCCCGGTACGCGGTAGGAACGGGCGACGACGACCCGCGCTGGGTGGTCGCCCTCGTGCTCCGCGAACCGTCCACGGGGAAGACCCTCGTCTACGGCCCCGCCCTCGCCGCCTGGCCCCAGGCGCTGCAGGAGGCCGCCGAAACCGCCGACTGCGTCATCGTCGACGGCACGTTCTGGGACGAGGACGAGCCCGTGCGCACCGGCATCTCCACCAGGACCGCGAGCGGCATGGGACATCTGCCGATCGACGGCCCCGCCGGCACCGCGCACCGGCTGACCGGGCTGCGCGCCCGCTGTCTGTACACGCATCTCAACAACACCAACCCCCTGACCGACCCGGACGACGACCGGCACAAACAACTGGCCGACCGGGGACTAGAGGTCGCCGCCGACGGAATGGTCATCGAGCTGTGACGACAACACCTGTACGGGACACGACCGCCCAGGACCGGCAGAACCCCTGGAGCCGCCCGGAGTTCGAAGAGCGACTGCGCGACATCGCCACCACCCGCTACCACGACCGCCACGCCTTCAACGTACGGATGCACGAGGGCGCTCTGACCCCGGCCGAGCTGCGCCGTTGGATCGCCAACCGCTTCCACTACCAGCGGCACATCCCCGTCAAGGACGCCCTGATCCTCGCCAAGTTCGAGGACCCGGCGCTGCGCCGCATGTGGCTGCGCAGGATCGTCGACCACGACGGTGTACGGGAAGGGGAAGGCGGCATCGAGCGCTGGCTGCGGCTCGGCGAGGCGGCCGGGCTCGACCGGGAACGGCTGTGGTCGGCCGAGGATGTACTGCCCGGGGTGCGGCTGGCCGTCGACGGATACGTCAACTTCTGCCGGCTCAGGTCCCCGCTGGAAGCCGTCGCCGCCTCCCTCACCGAGTTGTCCGCTCCCGGCATCATGCGCACCCGCATCGCCGCCTTCGAACTCCACTACCCCTGGATCGAGGCCGAGGGGCTCGCCTACTTCCGGACCCGCGTCGAGCAGGGCAGCCGGGACAGCGCCGAGGCGCTCGCACTGGTCGAACGGTGGGCGCTCACCCGCGAGGAACAGGAACGGGCCGTCGCCGCGCTCGCCTTCAAGTGCGATGTGCTGTGGTCGCTGCTCGACGCCGTGGACGGGGCGGGGGAGGGGCCATGAAACCCCTGAGGGAGGCGCCTCCCGGCGGTCGCGCCTCGCCCGCGAACGAGGACGCCATCACGGACACGGGCGCGGAGGCGGGTGAAGGCACCGTTGCGGACGCCGGGCACTGGACTCCGGCGCTGAGCCGGTCCGTCATGCTCCGGCACGACCGGGTGCGCGGCACCGACCTGTTGCTCATGCCGGAACGGGTGGTCGTGCTGCGGGGCAGCGCGGGTGCCGTCCTGAGGCTCTGCGACGGCCGACGCCAAGTCGCGGCGATCGTCGCCGAGTTGGCCGAGCGCTTTCCCGACGCGTCGGTCGCCACGGAGGTTCCGGAGTTCCTCGGGCGGATGCGTGAGGAGGGCTGGATTCGATGACCGAGGTCTCCGCCGCGCCCGTCGCCCCTCCCTGGGCGCTGCTCGCGGAACTCACGCACGGCTGCCCGCTGCACTGCGCCTACTGCTCCAACCCCTTGGAGCTGGTCCGCAGATCCGCGGAACTCCGTACCGACGAGTGGGCCGACGTCATGCGCCAGGCCGGGGAGTTGGGCGTCGTCCACACCCACCTCTCCGGCGGTGAACCGCTGCTGAGGCGCGACCTGCCCGAGATCGTCGAGGCGGCCGACGCGGCAGGCATCTACACCCAGTTGGTCACCAGCGGCGTCGGCCTGACCCGGGAGCGGCTGACCGCCCTCATCGACCGCGGGCTGCGCAGTGTCCAACTCTCCGTGCAGCACGCCGAATCCGCCGCCTCCGACCGGATCGCCGGGACCCGCTCCTTCGCCGCCAAGCGGAAGGCCGCGGCCCTGGTCCGGGAGGCGGGACTGCCGTTGGGCCTGAACGTCGTACTCCACCGGGACAACCTGGACGCGATCGGCGCCCTCCTGGATCTCGCCCTGGACTGGGACGCCGAGCGGATCGAGCTGGCGAACACCCAGTTCTACGGCTGGGCGTTGGTCAACCGGGACCGCCTGCTGCCCGGTCGGGAGCAGATCGACCGGGCGCGGGCCGTCGTAGAGGCCCGGCGGGAGCAACTGGCCGGTCGGGTGGACGTGGTGTGGGTGGTGCCCGACTACATCGACGGGATCGCCAAGCCCTGTATGGGCGGCTGGGGTGCCGTCTCGCTGACCGTGGCCCCCGACGGCACGGTGCTGCCCTGCCCGGCCGCCGCCACACTGCCGGGGCTCGACGCCCCGAACGTCAAGGACCGTTCCCTGGAGTGGAGTTGGCGCCACTCGCCCGCGTTCCACCGCTACCGGGGCACCGACTGGATGGCCGCACCCTGCCGCTCCTGCCCCGAGCGGGAAACGGATCTCGGCGGCTGCCGCTGCCAGGCGTACGCGCTCACCGGCGACGCCTCCCGCACCGATCCCGTGTGCCGGCTGTCCCCCGACCACGGTCTGGTACGGACACTCGTCGACGCGCCCGTA contains:
- the pgm gene encoding phosphoglucomutase (alpha-D-glucose-1,6-bisphosphate-dependent), whose protein sequence is MQNARAGQVAGPEDLIDVARLVTAYYALHPDPAEPGQRVAFGTSGHRGSSLVAAFNEDHIAATSQAICEYRAAQGTDGPLFLGADTHALSEPARITALEVFAANDVTVLIDQTDGYTPTPAVSHAILTHNRNRSSGLADGVVVTPSHNPPADGGFKYNPPNGGPAGSEATSWIQDRANEIITGGLKDVRRIPYTRALAAPGTGRHDFLGTYVADLPNVLDLEAIRSAGVRIGADPLGGASVAYWGRIADEHRLDLTVVNPLTDPTWRFMTLDWDGKIRMDCSSPYAMASLIEQRDRFDIATGNDADADRHGIVTPDGLMNPNHYLAVAISYLFSHREQWPAGAGIGKTLVSSSMIDRVAADVGRPLVEVPVGFKWFVDGLSDGTLGFGGEESAGASFLRRDGSVWTTDKDGIILALLASEITAVTGKTPSQHYARLTDRFGAPAYARVDAPASREEKALLAKLSPRQVTADTLAGEPVTTVLTEAPGNGAALGGIKVATANAWFAARPSGTEDVYKIYGESFLGPDHLRQVQEEARSVVLAALNA
- a CDS encoding NADP-dependent oxidoreductase, translating into MRAVRYHEYGSVETLVVEQVPDPHPGPGEIRVRVAAAGVNPVDWKVRSGAVHEVLPVDLPAIPGREAVGVVDETGEGVQGVSIGDRVFGLGGVTGATAELAVLSAWAHAPTTWTDEEAAGAGLASVTAMGGLKALGPLRGRTLLVEGAAGGVGSAAVEIAVAQGATVIGTASERNHEFLTSLGAVPTTYGTGLAERLATLAPDGVDIALDTAASGSLADVVAIVGDPARVSTIADHTNAHRLGVHIANAENDSTLLAEAGELGRQGRYTPRVERAYPLERIAEAHAYAERGHTRGKIVVCI
- a CDS encoding PLP-dependent transferase, with amino-acid sequence MSGANRTCRTRRRPVRIGQVAEKAGVSVRALRHYELLRGMRTLPLRVPRHNANGLALAEALNEHPVVAKVHYPGLATHPQHNLAVDQMSGFGGVLGIEFAGGFEMADAFLGRLRHPRRSAGLGGVESLAVHPASMWRGMLSEEQLAESVPPGLVRLAASTEDTADLVADALEAADAGLAGNAAQT
- a CDS encoding VOC family protein, whose amino-acid sequence is MKTLFVSYRVTDLDRSLGFYTALGYVELGRVEGGDGAHLVILKFPDEPAASLELVHRPGDGPVDVGSGFDHLAIQVETLATTLETLTEAGLGPEPLQYPGGPHGPRTSWLTDPDGYRIELVEWPSGHPDGITAADFA
- a CDS encoding dihydrofolate reductase family protein, whose translation is MKSPIRLYMSMSLDGYVAGPDDRPGQELGRDGGRLFNWLDDRESDGPSGQVYREALATGAVISGRRTFELAGRWQGDHHDGVPILVLTHQVDDGDVPPGHARFVTDVEDCARQARAAAGDRPVMVHGAGAAQALLRAGQVDEMEIHLIPVLLGEGRRLFDHLGSDHIELDLVRRLEDRDVTHLRYRVRRSGEAA
- a CDS encoding secondary thiamine-phosphate synthase enzyme YjbQ gives rise to the protein MSDAFTSRVLNIASGSRERVVDLTRECEAFLREVAGDRDGLLNVFVPHATAGVALIETGSGSDDDLLAALHTLLPSDDRWQHRHGSPGHGRDHVLPAIVPPHATLPVLGGRLELGTWQSVCLVDTNISNTDRHVRLSFLG
- a CDS encoding amidohydrolase family protein — its product is MDTVARELKLAAELGLHTSLHIEASGTVTDLREHGLLRDTTTFVHANGISDEELRMLADAGSSLSISPDVELKMGFGSPVTGRALAAGLRPTLSIDDVPSVGGDMFSTMRTAFAVQRGPDGGLRSRDLLEFATIDAAQSCGLDARTGSLTPGKDADIILLRADDLTVFPVTDPVATVVSAGHPGLVDTVPVAGRVVKRDGVLVGVDLPALRTRLLESRNRIAAAAGIPLDGTWRPQPESK
- a CDS encoding DNA-directed RNA polymerase subunit alpha; this translates as MLIAQRPSLTEEVVDEFRSRFVIEPLEPGFGYTLGNSLRRTLLSSIPGAAVTSLRIDGVLHEFTTVPGVKEDVTDLILNIKQLVVSSEHDEPVVMYLRKQGPGLVTAADIAPPAGVEVHNPDLVLATLNGKGKLEMELTVERGRGYVSAVQNKQVGQEIGRIPIDSIYSPVLKVTYKVEATRVEQRTDFDKLIVDVETKQAMLPRDAMASAGKTLVELFGLARELNIDAEGIDMGPSPTDAALAADLVLPIEELDLTVRSYNCLKREGVHSVGELVARSEADLLDIRNFGAKSIDEVKAKLAGMGLGLKDSPPGFDPTAAADAFGADDDADAGFVETEQY